The following nucleotide sequence is from bacterium.
CATGAAAGAAATATTTAAAAGAAATGTTCCGGGCACGACAGAAATCTTACAGAAAGCAACAGTTGCTATTGCAGGATGCGGGGGTCTGGGATCAAATGCTGCTGCTGCACTTGTGCGCAGCGGCGTGGGCAGTCTTATACTTGTTGATTTTGACACAGTGGAGCTTTCGAATCTGAACCGTCAGTACTATTTTCAGAGTCATGTAGGCATGAAAAAAACAGAAGCGCTTGCTAAGCTCCTTTATGGTATAAATCCTGATGTTAATCTTGAGCTTCACAGTATTGTTCTTGAGCCTCAGATGATAGAAAAACTGTTCAAATCCGCTGATCTCTTAATTGAAGCATTTGACAAAGCGGGAAACAAACAGTGGCTGATTGAATCATGGTGCAGGGCGTTTCCTGACAGGCCTGTTGTAGCTGCAAGCGGCCTTTCCGGTGTGGGACGAACAGAAGCTGTTAAGGTTCACAAAGGCGGAAATATCTATTTTTGCGGAGATGAAGAGTCTCAGGCAGAAGAGGGGTTGTGCGCAGCGCGTGTTGCAATGGTGGCTAATATGCAGGCAAATATAGCAATTGCAGTTCTAACAGGCCAAGAGGAAGTGTAAGAATGATTTTAGTAAATAACAGAGACAGAGTCCCGTATAAACCTGGAATGACAGTTCAGAATCTATTGGATAAAATGGGTTACAGTTATTCTCTTATTACAGTAACTGTGAATGGTACACTTGTCCCCAAAGAGGAGTACGACCATTTTGTAATTAAGGACAATTCTTCGGTAAATGTTTTTCACCTTGCACACGGCGGCTGATTTGGTGTTGGGGGTTGTAAATAATTAAACAATACTAATAATTATGAAAACACAATCTATTGATACTGATGAAAATGCAGAGAGAGCTCTTATTTCTTTGATAAGATCTCAAAGTTTTTCTAAGAAACTGTTTCAGGTATTCTCTTTTTCTCAGACGGCAATGCAATTGTCTAAACGTGCTATTTCAAGATCAAATAAAGATTCAGACATAAATCAGCTCAAATTGCGTTTTATAAAGTATAATTATGGTGAAGATTTGGCGGAAAAAGTCAGAAAGTGTATGGATGAGATAAATAATGCAAAAATCTGAAATATTATCTGCTTTGCAGCCGGTTGTGAACGCTCTGGAAAAACTTTCAATTCCGTATTATATCGGCGGCTCGATTGCAAGTTCCGTTTACGGAATAGCTCGTGCTACAATGGACATTGATATTGTAGCAGATATTAAGATTTGTCACATTTCTTTGCTGAAAAAAGAGCTGGAGGAATT
It contains:
- the thiS gene encoding sulfur carrier protein ThiS — its product is MILVNNRDRVPYKPGMTVQNLLDKMGYSYSLITVTVNGTLVPKEEYDHFVIKDNSSVNVFHLAHGG
- the thiF gene encoding sulfur carrier protein ThiS adenylyltransferase ThiF, with the protein product MKEIFKRNVPGTTEILQKATVAIAGCGGLGSNAAAALVRSGVGSLILVDFDTVELSNLNRQYYFQSHVGMKKTEALAKLLYGINPDVNLELHSIVLEPQMIEKLFKSADLLIEAFDKAGNKQWLIESWCRAFPDRPVVAASGLSGVGRTEAVKVHKGGNIYFCGDEESQAEEGLCAARVAMVANMQANIAIAVLTGQEEV